A single region of the Bdellovibrio bacteriovorus genome encodes:
- a CDS encoding glycine cleavage system protein H, with translation MASDDVRNFMGYLWIRQEDGVITIGINEDGLEDFEEISSVELPAEQEKIDADVVIGTLETDDGPLDIYSPVSGTVIEVNTQVVEDPSIIVEDPYEEGWLIRIEADEDYDDEDEDEDDDDDDDEDDEDYEDDED, from the coding sequence ATGGCATCAGACGACGTAAGAAATTTTATGGGTTATCTTTGGATCCGTCAGGAAGATGGTGTGATCACTATCGGCATCAACGAAGACGGTTTAGAAGATTTTGAAGAAATCTCTTCGGTAGAACTTCCGGCTGAACAAGAAAAAATCGACGCTGACGTTGTCATTGGTACTTTAGAGACAGACGATGGTCCATTGGATATTTATTCTCCTGTTTCTGGAACCGTGATCGAAGTGAACACTCAAGTCGTTGAAGATCCCTCTATCATTGTTGAAGATCCCTATGAAGAGGGTTGGTTGATCCGCATCGAGGCTGATGAAGACTACGATGACGAGGATGAAGACGAAGATGATGATGACGACGACGATGAGGATGATGAAGATTACGAGGACGATGAAGACTAA
- a CDS encoding DUF1328 family protein, with product MLRAAIIFFIIAIVAFIFGASGIAGMSMEIGRLLLMVFLALAVITFLINLIGGKRGHR from the coding sequence ATGCTTAGAGCCGCGATTATCTTCTTCATCATCGCAATCGTCGCTTTTATCTTCGGAGCTTCAGGAATCGCAGGTATGTCGATGGAAATCGGCCGCCTTCTATTGATGGTATTCCTGGCTTTGGCGGTAATCACTTTCCTTATCAACCTTATTGGTGGGAAACGGGGACACAGGTGA
- a CDS encoding DMT family transporter, producing MKTARFDNLILYTICTLIWGSTYLVITFQVDAASPITSVFWRFLLAAALLFGFCFFKKQNLKYQRREHVLFALQGIFMFSVNYMLTYIAETMISSGMVALTFTLLIYYNMFGMRVFFKKPINRSVIVGSLLGGLGIVFIFLNEILHFDTNSKTILGLVIGFFATMSASIGNMVAQKSYQLRIPVLITNTWGMLYGSIFTLLVALIHGDSLAIPLNARFLSALLYLALFGSVIAFGAYLSLAGKIGAEKAAYTSVISPVIAITLSSFFENFVWTPYIITGVVLCLLGNILTLTKRAG from the coding sequence ATGAAGACCGCACGATTCGATAACTTAATTCTGTATACCATCTGCACGTTGATCTGGGGCTCTACGTACCTAGTGATCACATTCCAAGTCGATGCGGCCTCTCCGATAACTTCGGTCTTCTGGCGATTCTTATTAGCCGCGGCTCTGCTCTTTGGTTTTTGCTTCTTTAAAAAACAGAATCTTAAGTATCAGCGTCGAGAACATGTTCTTTTCGCCCTTCAGGGAATTTTCATGTTTTCCGTGAACTACATGCTGACCTATATCGCGGAAACAATGATCAGCTCTGGGATGGTGGCGCTGACCTTCACGCTTTTGATTTATTATAACATGTTCGGCATGAGGGTTTTCTTCAAAAAACCCATTAATCGCAGTGTGATTGTGGGCTCACTCTTAGGTGGCCTAGGAATTGTTTTTATTTTTCTTAACGAGATTCTGCATTTTGATACGAATTCAAAAACCATTCTTGGTCTTGTGATCGGATTTTTTGCGACCATGTCCGCTTCGATTGGAAACATGGTCGCGCAAAAAAGTTATCAATTGCGTATTCCCGTCTTAATCACAAACACCTGGGGAATGCTTTACGGAAGCATTTTCACGTTACTCGTAGCACTTATTCATGGCGATAGCTTAGCTATACCACTGAACGCACGTTTCTTAAGTGCGCTTCTTTACTTGGCGCTATTCGGCTCAGTCATCGCTTTTGGGGCTTATTTATCTTTGGCAGGAAAAATCGGTGCTGAAAAAGCGGCCTACACCAGCGTTATTTCTCCGGTGATCGCGATCACTCTTTCCAGTTTTTTTGAAAACTTTGTGTGGACGCCGTATATTATTACCGGCGTCGTTCTTTGTCTTTTAGGAAATATTCTTACTCTGACCAAGCGGGCGGGTTGA